A region of Capra hircus breed San Clemente chromosome 11, ASM170441v1, whole genome shotgun sequence DNA encodes the following proteins:
- the GPATCH11 gene encoding G patch domain-containing protein 11, with protein MKLNMAEEEDYMSDSFINVQDDIRPGLPVLRQIREARRKEEKRQEVNLKNRQKSIKQEEQERRDTGLKKALGCENKGFALLQKMGYKSGQALGKSGDGIVEPIPLNVKTGKSGIGHETLLKRKAEEKLESYRRKIHMKSQAEEKAAEQFRIRLKNKQDEMKLEGDLRRSQRACQQLDTQKNIQVPREAWYWLRPEEETEEETEEEKEQDEDEYKSEDLSVLEKLQILTSYLREEHLYCIWCGTAYEDKEDLSSNCPGPTSADHD; from the exons ATGAAGTTGAACATGGCAGAAGAGGAGGACTATATGTCTGATTCCTTCATTAATGTCCA AGACGATATCAGACCAGGCTTGCCAGTGCTGAGGCAAATCCGGGAAGCCCGCCGAAAAGAAGAAAAGCGACAGGAAGTGAATCTGAAAAACAGACAGAAGAGTATAAAACAAGAAGAACAAGAGAGACGTGACACAGGGTTGAAGAAAGCACTCGGCTGTGAAAACAAAGGGTTTGCTCTGCTTCAGAAGATGGGGTATAAAAGTGGTCAGGCCCTCGGCAAGAGCG gagatgGTATTGTTGAACCAATTCCTCTCAATGTCAAAACAG GGAAAAGTGGCATTGGTCATGAGACATTATTAAAACGGAAAGCAGAGGAAAAATTGGAAAGCTACAGAAGAAAGATTCACATGAAAAGCCAAGCTGAAGAAAAAGCAGCAGAACAGTTTCG aATTCGACTTaaaaataagcaagatgaaatgAAGCTAGAAGGAGATCTTAGAAGAAGTCAGAGAGCCTGTCAACAATTGGATACTCAGAAG AATATTCAAGttcccagggaggcctggtactGGTTGAGGCctgaagaggaaactgaagaagagacagaggaagaaaaagaacaagatgaAGATGAATATAAGAGTGAAGATTTAAGT GTACTGGAAAAATTACAAATACTGACTAGTTATTTAAGAGAAGAACATCTGTATTGTATTTGGTGTGGAACAGCCTATGAAG ATAAAGAAGACCTGTCTTCAAATTGTCCAGGACCAACTTCTGCAGATCATGACTAA